Proteins encoded together in one Centropristis striata isolate RG_2023a ecotype Rhode Island chromosome 6, C.striata_1.0, whole genome shotgun sequence window:
- the LOC131973007 gene encoding protein FAM180A, with product MFKLSSFCLDSQKWTRELRGGKDAEFYLSAVIKRRINMKKQLKICIPVILGLLFEHVLPDVAAGRSPTTQKAGSSVSDANLMFEFLLGGLEIDRYNNIVLLDKEMASMRSGRAFLSQINDNIPRSVSSMVQMVTELKRQRGRRPLTRDQFDSLILSMVYSAQQAWHQEREEQEAWSEVLLQLANVTVHELRGSYLFSYA from the exons GCTGAGCAGCTTCTGCCTGGATTCACAAAAGTGGACGAGGGAGTTGAGAGGAGGGAAGGATGCGGAGTTTTATCTCTCGGCAGTAATCAAAAgaagaataaatatgaaaaaacagctTAAAATCTGCATTCCGGTCATCCTAGGGCTTTTGTTTGAGCATGTGCTGCCAG ATGTGGCTGCAGGCAGAAGTCCAACTACTCAAAAAGCTGGCTCATCAGTCTCTGATGCAAACCTGAtgtttgag TTTTTACTGGGCGGGTTGGAAATCGACCGATACAACAACATCGTTTTGCTTGACAAGGAGATGGCATCGATGAGGTCGGGGCGGGCCTTTCTGTCTCAGATCAATGACAACATTCCCAGAAGTGTGAGCTCCATGGTGCAGATGGTGACTGAACTGAAGAGGCAGAGGGGCAGGAGGCCGCTGACTCGCGATCAGTTTGACAGTCTCATCCTGAGCATGGTGTACTCTGCCCAGCAGGCCTGGCatcaggagagagaggagcaggaggcctGGAGTGAAGTGCTGCTCCAGCTGGCAAACGTCACGGTCCATGAACTACGTGGAAGTTATCTGTTCAGTTATGCATGA
- the ddb2 gene encoding DNA damage-binding protein 2 isoform X3, with amino-acid sequence MKTRPTTSANASESKGKGKKRAGEKSGSTLAKKLRDRKDGDTAKQGFAVKSAGVQKRGGYGSILHYIYKSTLGQSLNSQMRQCLQEPFVRSLASYHFYGATSPFDRRITCLEWHPTHPTTLAVGSKGGDICLWDFEVPTKQTFLQGLFTSSISGTTALRDFSGRTLTVFANTDTLNYWYCCVDVSVSRQMLVTGDNVGQVVLLGLDGQKIFSGKLHKAKVTHAEFNPRCDWLLATASVDHTVKLWDLRNIKDKNSFLHEMPHEKAVNSAYFNPLDCSKLLTTDQYDQIRVYSSPNWSTPQHIIQHPHRQFQHLTPIKATWHPIYDLIVAGRYPDDRVCPGDQRTIDIFDSNTAELVCQLQDPTASGIKSVNKFNPMGDVIGSGMGVTALVWNRNNSLISDGHKAQDETRTPLESLRVQRRSRQQQQRSSRDRRGPAVDAKLKKKLASLEESETKAKTKTGCTKQKQVQMRKK; translated from the exons ATGAAAACGAGACCGACGACGTCAGCAAATGCATCTGAATCAAAGGGCAAAGGCAAGAAAAGAGCCGGAGAGAAGTCTGGTTCAACTCTCGCCAAAAAACTACGAGACAGAAAAGATGGAGACACAGCTAAACAAG GGTTTGCTGTCAAGTCTGCAGGAGTCCAGAAGAGAGGAGGGTACGGGAGCATCCTGCACTATATTTACAAGAGCACTCTGGGGCAAAGTCTTAACTCACAGATGAGACAG TGTCTGCAGGAACCTTTTGTCCGCTCGCTGGCGTCTTATCATTTCTACGGTGCTACCAGCCCCTTCGACCGCAGAATCACCTGTCTGGAGTGGCATCCCACTCATCCCACCACACTGGCTGTGGGCTCCAAGGGTGGTGACATATGTCTGTGGGACTTTGAGGTGCCCACGAAGCAAACCTTTCTTCAAGGG CTGTTCACCTCGTCTATCTCGGGTACGACAGCACTTCGAGATTTCAGTGGGAGAACTCTTACAGTGTTTgccaacacagacacactgaa TTACTGGTACTGCTGTGTGGATGTCTCTGTAAGTCGACAGATGCTTGTGACAGGAGACAATGTTGGACAAGTTGTCCTCCTGGGTTTGGATGGCCAAAAG ATTTTCAGTGGTAAGTTGCACAAAGCCAAAGTGACCCATGCAGAGTTCAACCCTCGTTGTGATTGGTTGTTGGCGACGGCCTCCGTCGACCACACGGTGAAACTTTGGGACCTGAGAAACATTAAAGACAAGAACAGCTTCCTCCACGAGATGCCTCACGAGAAAGCAGTCAACTCAG CCTATTTCAACCCACTGGACTGCTCCAAGTTGCTCACCACAGATCAGTACGACCAGATTCGGGTCTATTCGTCCCCTAATTGGTCGACGCCTCAACATATCATCCAACATCCACACAGACAGTTTCAGCATCTCACACCCATCAAG GCCACGTGGCACCCCATCTATGACCTCATCGTGGCGGGCCGCTACCCCGATGACCGAGTTTGCCCCGGAGATCAGAGAACAATTGACATCTTTGACTCCAACACAGCCGAGCTTGTGTGTCAGCTGCAAGATCCCACCGCTTCAGGGATCAAATCT GTCAACAAATTTAATCCAATGGGTGACGTGATTGGATCTGGAATGG GTGTAACAGCGCTGGTGTGGAATAGAAACAATTCACTGATCAGTGATGGGCACAAAGCGCAGGACGAAACCAGGACCCCGCTGGAGAGTTTGAGAGTTCAGCGGAGGAgtcggcagcagcagcagcgctccAGCAGGGACCGGAGAGGTCCTGCTGTGGATGCAAAGCTCAAAAAGAAACTGGCTTCTCTGGAAGAATCAGAAACCAAAGCAAAGACCAAGACTGGTTGtactaaacaaaaacaagtacAGATGAGGAAGAAGTAA
- the ddb2 gene encoding DNA damage-binding protein 2 isoform X1, which yields MKTRPTTSANASESKGKGKKRAGEKSGSTLAKKLRDRKDGDTAKQGFAVKSAGVQKRGGYGSILHYIYKSTLGQSLNSQMRQCLQEPFVRSLASYHFYGATSPFDRRITCLEWHPTHPTTLAVGSKGGDICLWDFEVPTKQTFLQGNGAGDFIGGMKFCPTDLSRVYVASGEGRLTLKGFDGRAPTVLYTTQDCGHDHHNVCYWYCCVDVSVSRQMLVTGDNVGQVVLLGLDGQKIFSGKLHKAKVTHAEFNPRCDWLLATASVDHTVKLWDLRNIKDKNSFLHEMPHEKAVNSAYFNPLDCSKLLTTDQYDQIRVYSSPNWSTPQHIIQHPHRQFQHLTPIKATWHPIYDLIVAGRYPDDRVCPGDQRTIDIFDSNTAELVCQLQDPTASGIKSVNKFNPMGDVIGSGMGVTALVWNRNNSLISDGHKAQDETRTPLESLRVQRRSRQQQQRSSRDRRGPAVDAKLKKKLASLEESETKAKTKTGCTKQKQVQMRKK from the exons ATGAAAACGAGACCGACGACGTCAGCAAATGCATCTGAATCAAAGGGCAAAGGCAAGAAAAGAGCCGGAGAGAAGTCTGGTTCAACTCTCGCCAAAAAACTACGAGACAGAAAAGATGGAGACACAGCTAAACAAG GGTTTGCTGTCAAGTCTGCAGGAGTCCAGAAGAGAGGAGGGTACGGGAGCATCCTGCACTATATTTACAAGAGCACTCTGGGGCAAAGTCTTAACTCACAGATGAGACAG TGTCTGCAGGAACCTTTTGTCCGCTCGCTGGCGTCTTATCATTTCTACGGTGCTACCAGCCCCTTCGACCGCAGAATCACCTGTCTGGAGTGGCATCCCACTCATCCCACCACACTGGCTGTGGGCTCCAAGGGTGGTGACATATGTCTGTGGGACTTTGAGGTGCCCACGAAGCAAACCTTTCTTCAAGGG AACGGAGCAGGGGACTTTATCGGGGGGATGAAGTTTTGCCCGACTGACCTTTCCAGAGTCTATGTGGCTTCTGGTGAGGGCAGACTCACCCTGAAGGGCTTTGACGGCCGCGCCCCCACCGTTCTGTACACAACTCAAGACTGTGGCCACGATCACCACAATGTCTG TTACTGGTACTGCTGTGTGGATGTCTCTGTAAGTCGACAGATGCTTGTGACAGGAGACAATGTTGGACAAGTTGTCCTCCTGGGTTTGGATGGCCAAAAG ATTTTCAGTGGTAAGTTGCACAAAGCCAAAGTGACCCATGCAGAGTTCAACCCTCGTTGTGATTGGTTGTTGGCGACGGCCTCCGTCGACCACACGGTGAAACTTTGGGACCTGAGAAACATTAAAGACAAGAACAGCTTCCTCCACGAGATGCCTCACGAGAAAGCAGTCAACTCAG CCTATTTCAACCCACTGGACTGCTCCAAGTTGCTCACCACAGATCAGTACGACCAGATTCGGGTCTATTCGTCCCCTAATTGGTCGACGCCTCAACATATCATCCAACATCCACACAGACAGTTTCAGCATCTCACACCCATCAAG GCCACGTGGCACCCCATCTATGACCTCATCGTGGCGGGCCGCTACCCCGATGACCGAGTTTGCCCCGGAGATCAGAGAACAATTGACATCTTTGACTCCAACACAGCCGAGCTTGTGTGTCAGCTGCAAGATCCCACCGCTTCAGGGATCAAATCT GTCAACAAATTTAATCCAATGGGTGACGTGATTGGATCTGGAATGG GTGTAACAGCGCTGGTGTGGAATAGAAACAATTCACTGATCAGTGATGGGCACAAAGCGCAGGACGAAACCAGGACCCCGCTGGAGAGTTTGAGAGTTCAGCGGAGGAgtcggcagcagcagcagcgctccAGCAGGGACCGGAGAGGTCCTGCTGTGGATGCAAAGCTCAAAAAGAAACTGGCTTCTCTGGAAGAATCAGAAACCAAAGCAAAGACCAAGACTGGTTGtactaaacaaaaacaagtacAGATGAGGAAGAAGTAA
- the ddb2 gene encoding DNA damage-binding protein 2 isoform X2 — translation MKTRPTTSANASESKGKGKKRAGEKSGSTLAKKLRDRKDGDTAKQGFAVKSAGVQKRGGYGSILHYIYKSTLGQSLNSQMRQCLQEPFVRSLASYHFYGATSPFDRRITCLEWHPTHPTTLAVGSKGGDICLWDFEVPTKQTFLQGMGAGDSVTDMKFNQLNPTQLFTSSISGTTALRDFSGRTLTVFANTDTLNYWYCCVDVSVSRQMLVTGDNVGQVVLLGLDGQKIFSGKLHKAKVTHAEFNPRCDWLLATASVDHTVKLWDLRNIKDKNSFLHEMPHEKAVNSAYFNPLDCSKLLTTDQYDQIRVYSSPNWSTPQHIIQHPHRQFQHLTPIKATWHPIYDLIVAGRYPDDRVCPGDQRTIDIFDSNTAELVCQLQDPTASGIKSVNKFNPMGDVIGSGMGVTALVWNRNNSLISDGHKAQDETRTPLESLRVQRRSRQQQQRSSRDRRGPAVDAKLKKKLASLEESETKAKTKTGCTKQKQVQMRKK, via the exons ATGAAAACGAGACCGACGACGTCAGCAAATGCATCTGAATCAAAGGGCAAAGGCAAGAAAAGAGCCGGAGAGAAGTCTGGTTCAACTCTCGCCAAAAAACTACGAGACAGAAAAGATGGAGACACAGCTAAACAAG GGTTTGCTGTCAAGTCTGCAGGAGTCCAGAAGAGAGGAGGGTACGGGAGCATCCTGCACTATATTTACAAGAGCACTCTGGGGCAAAGTCTTAACTCACAGATGAGACAG TGTCTGCAGGAACCTTTTGTCCGCTCGCTGGCGTCTTATCATTTCTACGGTGCTACCAGCCCCTTCGACCGCAGAATCACCTGTCTGGAGTGGCATCCCACTCATCCCACCACACTGGCTGTGGGCTCCAAGGGTGGTGACATATGTCTGTGGGACTTTGAGGTGCCCACGAAGCAAACCTTTCTTCAAGGG ATGGGGGCTGGAGACTCAGTTACAGACATGAAGTTTAACCAGTTAAATCCCACTCAGCTGTTCACCTCGTCTATCTCGGGTACGACAGCACTTCGAGATTTCAGTGGGAGAACTCTTACAGTGTTTgccaacacagacacactgaa TTACTGGTACTGCTGTGTGGATGTCTCTGTAAGTCGACAGATGCTTGTGACAGGAGACAATGTTGGACAAGTTGTCCTCCTGGGTTTGGATGGCCAAAAG ATTTTCAGTGGTAAGTTGCACAAAGCCAAAGTGACCCATGCAGAGTTCAACCCTCGTTGTGATTGGTTGTTGGCGACGGCCTCCGTCGACCACACGGTGAAACTTTGGGACCTGAGAAACATTAAAGACAAGAACAGCTTCCTCCACGAGATGCCTCACGAGAAAGCAGTCAACTCAG CCTATTTCAACCCACTGGACTGCTCCAAGTTGCTCACCACAGATCAGTACGACCAGATTCGGGTCTATTCGTCCCCTAATTGGTCGACGCCTCAACATATCATCCAACATCCACACAGACAGTTTCAGCATCTCACACCCATCAAG GCCACGTGGCACCCCATCTATGACCTCATCGTGGCGGGCCGCTACCCCGATGACCGAGTTTGCCCCGGAGATCAGAGAACAATTGACATCTTTGACTCCAACACAGCCGAGCTTGTGTGTCAGCTGCAAGATCCCACCGCTTCAGGGATCAAATCT GTCAACAAATTTAATCCAATGGGTGACGTGATTGGATCTGGAATGG GTGTAACAGCGCTGGTGTGGAATAGAAACAATTCACTGATCAGTGATGGGCACAAAGCGCAGGACGAAACCAGGACCCCGCTGGAGAGTTTGAGAGTTCAGCGGAGGAgtcggcagcagcagcagcgctccAGCAGGGACCGGAGAGGTCCTGCTGTGGATGCAAAGCTCAAAAAGAAACTGGCTTCTCTGGAAGAATCAGAAACCAAAGCAAAGACCAAGACTGGTTGtactaaacaaaaacaagtacAGATGAGGAAGAAGTAA